A single window of Cloacibacillus sp. DNA harbors:
- a CDS encoding Lrp/AsnC family transcriptional regulator: MPDNQICLDKTDWSIIKALEENARSTFTEIGQTVGLTAPAVRERIRRMEENGLICGYRPVINYSALGRPIHALIELKLKSGSKAALRSEFSFLPHLKEIPGITHSWLVTGDNEGFIETTTATMKQLDAILVKMNELGFLTVTSMVLEDSGKVKCEPL, translated from the coding sequence ATGCCCGATAATCAAATATGCCTGGATAAGACCGACTGGAGCATAATCAAAGCTCTTGAAGAAAACGCGCGCTCCACCTTTACCGAGATCGGACAGACGGTGGGGCTGACGGCGCCCGCCGTCAGGGAGCGCATTCGGCGCATGGAGGAAAACGGCCTTATATGCGGATATCGCCCCGTCATAAATTACAGCGCGCTTGGACGCCCCATTCACGCGCTTATTGAGCTGAAACTCAAAAGCGGCTCAAAGGCCGCTCTGCGTTCCGAATTTTCGTTTTTGCCGCATCTGAAGGAGATACCTGGGATAACGCATTCATGGCTCGTCACTGGAGACAACGAAGGCTTCATAGAGACTACTACCGCGACGATGAAGCAGCTTGACGCAATATTGGTAAAGATGAACGAGCTGGGCTTTTTGACAGTAACGTCGATGGTGCTTGAGGACAGCGGAAAGGTCAAGTGCGAGCCGCTTTAG
- a CDS encoding LptF/LptG family permease, whose translation MKQGFNFSLKLRALDRFILGELKGPFFFGLIAFTIILVAGGLLFQMADLIIQKGVSLGIVLRLFLYYMPRLVVFTIPMSCLLAALLGFGKLSANSELVALKSSGLSFQRIVRPVVFAAFVVSVCAFFINESLVPLSERAAANVMKYEVLRESAPIFTEKVFLKEESGGAINRIIYIDKIDNKTKDMQDIVVEEFDKGSLARIVSAQSGKWINGSWWIHNGAVYEIKADKTIGLLFKFDKQALSLNMDPNEISDASASPDQMSIPELLRAIAVRHKMGDSTNNLWMVLQLRLSVPWACLIFALLGAALGSRPQRSSSGVGLGFSVIIIFIYYVIMSFSRALGESGTLPPVVAAWNANAVFLAIGVWLCSRANKLG comes from the coding sequence TTGAAGCAGGGATTTAATTTTTCACTTAAACTGAGGGCGCTTGACCGTTTCATACTGGGCGAGCTTAAGGGTCCGTTCTTCTTTGGGCTCATAGCCTTCACTATCATACTTGTCGCGGGCGGCCTTCTCTTTCAGATGGCGGACCTCATCATACAAAAGGGCGTCTCTCTTGGAATTGTCCTGCGGCTTTTCCTTTACTACATGCCTCGCCTTGTCGTCTTTACCATCCCCATGAGCTGCCTTCTTGCCGCGCTTCTCGGTTTTGGAAAACTGTCCGCAAACTCGGAGCTTGTAGCGCTGAAATCTTCCGGCCTCTCCTTTCAGCGCATTGTAAGGCCGGTCGTCTTTGCGGCCTTCGTCGTCTCTGTATGCGCCTTCTTCATCAATGAAAGCCTTGTCCCGCTAAGCGAACGCGCCGCCGCCAACGTCATGAAGTATGAAGTGCTCCGCGAATCGGCTCCGATATTTACGGAAAAGGTCTTTTTAAAAGAGGAAAGCGGAGGGGCGATAAATAGAATAATCTATATCGACAAAATCGACAACAAGACGAAAGATATGCAGGATATAGTCGTTGAAGAGTTTGATAAAGGCAGCCTCGCTCGTATCGTCTCCGCTCAGAGCGGAAAATGGATAAACGGCAGCTGGTGGATACACAACGGCGCCGTCTACGAGATAAAGGCTGACAAAACGATAGGGCTTCTCTTTAAATTTGACAAACAGGCGCTCTCTCTCAACATGGACCCAAACGAAATATCAGACGCCTCAGCGTCGCCGGACCAGATGTCGATACCGGAACTTCTGCGCGCCATCGCCGTCAGGCATAAGATGGGCGACAGCACAAACAACCTCTGGATGGTGCTTCAGCTCAGGCTCTCTGTGCCGTGGGCCTGTCTCATCTTCGCGCTGCTTGGAGCGGCGCTCGGCAGTCGGCCACAGCGTTCGAGTTCCGGCGTAGGGTTGGGCTTCAGCGTCATTATCATCTTCATCTATTACGTGATAATGTCATTCAGCAGAGCGCTTGGCGAAAGCGGAACGCTGCCGCCGGTAGTCGCCGCGTGGAACGCAAACGCCGTTTTTCTGGCTATCGGAGTCTGGCTCTGTTCAAGGGCAAATAAACTCGGCTAA
- a CDS encoding HAD hydrolase family protein — protein MIKLFAMDVDGTLTDGGIYMDGRGGELKRFDVQDGQGIAELLKAGVKVVFVSGRMSAPTQQRALNLKITECLTGVSDKANCLKELAAKWSFSPEEVAYAGDDTPDADAIRWAGIGFAVANARPCVKEAADVVTDKSGGYGAIRECVEYIKKYNGESN, from the coding sequence TTGATTAAACTTTTTGCAATGGACGTTGACGGAACGCTCACAGACGGCGGCATCTACATGGACGGCCGCGGCGGCGAGCTGAAACGGTTTGACGTTCAGGACGGACAGGGGATAGCCGAACTGCTGAAGGCCGGAGTAAAGGTCGTCTTTGTCAGCGGGCGTATGTCCGCGCCGACGCAGCAGCGCGCCTTGAACTTAAAAATAACGGAATGTCTTACAGGCGTCAGCGATAAGGCGAACTGCTTGAAAGAACTTGCCGCGAAATGGTCCTTCTCACCGGAAGAGGTCGCCTACGCGGGCGACGACACGCCGGATGCAGATGCAATTAGATGGGCCGGAATAGGATTTGCCGTGGCGAACGCGCGTCCCTGCGTCAAAGAGGCGGCCGACGTAGTGACGGACAAAAGCGGCGGATACGGCGCGATACGGGAATGCGTGGAATACATTAAAAAATATAACGGAGAATCAAATTGA
- the lpxA gene encoding acyl-ACP--UDP-N-acetylglucosamine O-acyltransferase yields the protein MGLQIHPTAIVAKEAELGDNVNIGPYCIVDGKTKIGSGTHLKAFSRICDYTVLGSDCVIHEHAVIGGVPQDLSYRGEETWAILGDRVVCREFVTVNRAVGEGESTIVGDGCFIMEGVHFAHNVHVGRECTVANKTGLSGHVIVGDYVVIGGMTGFHQFTHIGSYCMVGGLSRVTQDVPPFCLAAGVPLRVYDINRVGLRRRGFETKVRGKIREMYKLIYNAGLTTKEALKELETRYPQDAEAALILKFAAESSRGLTPRMTQDWHAKTEEKVD from the coding sequence ATGGGCCTCCAAATCCATCCAACAGCTATCGTTGCGAAAGAGGCGGAACTTGGGGACAACGTAAATATAGGTCCTTACTGCATCGTTGACGGTAAAACGAAAATAGGCTCCGGCACGCACCTTAAAGCCTTTTCCAGAATATGCGACTATACGGTGCTTGGTTCCGACTGCGTCATACACGAGCACGCCGTAATCGGAGGCGTGCCGCAGGATTTGAGCTACCGCGGAGAAGAGACCTGGGCCATACTTGGCGACAGAGTAGTCTGCCGCGAGTTTGTAACTGTAAACCGCGCCGTCGGCGAAGGCGAGTCCACAATCGTAGGCGACGGATGCTTCATCATGGAGGGCGTCCATTTCGCACACAACGTGCATGTCGGCAGAGAATGCACAGTGGCCAACAAGACGGGGCTCTCCGGCCACGTCATAGTCGGTGACTACGTAGTCATCGGCGGCATGACCGGCTTTCATCAGTTTACGCATATCGGTTCCTACTGCATGGTGGGCGGCCTCTCACGCGTCACGCAGGACGTTCCTCCCTTCTGCCTCGCGGCCGGCGTTCCGCTTCGCGTTTATGACATAAACCGTGTAGGTCTGAGGCGCAGGGGATTTGAGACTAAGGTGCGCGGCAAAATAAGAGAGATGTACAAGCTCATCTACAACGCCGGGCTCACCACAAAAGAGGCGCTGAAAGAACTTGAAACGCGCTATCCGCAGGACGCGGAGGCCGCGCTCATCCTGAAATTCGCAGCCGAGAGCTCAAGAGGCTTAACCCCGAGAATGACTCAGGACTGGCACGCAAAAACCGAGGAAAAAGTTGATTAA
- the fabZ gene encoding 3-hydroxyacyl-ACP dehydratase FabZ: MQININQIMELLPHRYPFLLVDRIEEIIDTPDAKEVVGYKNVSFNEPFFQGHFPDEPVMPGVLILESMGQVGAMLLKLQPEFSSSDRKLVYLTSIDNAKFRKPVKPGDQLRTRAKLKRRRGNMGKFEFVATVDGEVVAEAEMGFVIASGLTMDTEEK, from the coding sequence ATGCAAATCAACATAAATCAAATCATGGAGTTATTGCCTCACCGTTATCCTTTCCTCCTTGTAGACAGAATCGAAGAGATAATCGACACTCCTGACGCCAAAGAGGTAGTCGGGTACAAAAATGTCTCGTTCAACGAGCCGTTCTTTCAGGGACACTTTCCCGACGAGCCTGTAATGCCAGGGGTGCTCATCCTCGAATCGATGGGGCAGGTCGGCGCGATGCTGTTAAAGCTCCAGCCGGAGTTCAGCTCAAGCGATAGAAAGCTTGTCTATCTCACCTCGATCGACAACGCGAAATTCCGCAAGCCCGTGAAGCCGGGAGATCAGCTCCGCACCCGCGCGAAGCTCAAAAGACGCCGCGGCAACATGGGGAAGTTCGAATTTGTAGCGACAGTGGACGGCGAAGTTGTGGCAGAGGCTGAGATGGGCTTTGTGATCGCCTCCGGGCTTACGATGGACACGGAGGAAAAGTGA
- the lpxC gene encoding UDP-3-O-acyl-N-acetylglucosamine deacetylase — protein MKTLNRQINISGVGLHSGEKSAVCLRPSNIPGISFKNAGGVSMASEAVVEEDSRLTGFCLPNGMKVRTGEHMLAAIAGMGLEAVEIEMEGEEVPIMDGSAFAFAHEIKEAGLCEVEGEAKKCAVSLPLTVEEKNGARLLFALPSEELKITYIIDYTGTPVGVQRASFTVTPDTFYETISRARTFGLTSELDYLKREGLARGGSLDNALVFDEKGLLGGARLRFPHECVIHKMTDLLGDLTLSGCLPTAHYVGICAGHSIHAKLTRKLKAIFG, from the coding sequence ATGAAGACATTAAATAGGCAGATCAATATATCGGGCGTAGGCCTTCATTCTGGAGAAAAAAGCGCAGTTTGTCTGCGTCCGTCAAACATTCCCGGCATCTCCTTTAAAAACGCAGGCGGCGTTTCGATGGCGTCGGAGGCGGTAGTCGAAGAGGACAGCCGGCTCACGGGCTTCTGCCTGCCCAACGGCATGAAGGTGAGGACGGGGGAGCACATGCTCGCCGCGATTGCCGGAATGGGGCTTGAGGCGGTGGAGATCGAAATGGAGGGCGAAGAGGTCCCCATAATGGACGGCAGCGCCTTTGCCTTTGCGCATGAAATAAAAGAGGCCGGCCTTTGCGAAGTCGAAGGAGAGGCTAAAAAATGTGCGGTCAGCCTGCCGCTTACGGTGGAGGAAAAAAACGGCGCTCGCCTGCTTTTTGCTCTTCCGTCGGAAGAACTGAAAATTACCTACATCATTGACTACACGGGAACTCCGGTCGGCGTTCAGAGAGCCTCCTTTACGGTCACGCCTGACACCTTCTACGAGACCATCTCACGCGCAAGGACCTTCGGCCTCACCTCGGAACTGGACTACCTGAAACGCGAAGGGCTGGCTCGTGGCGGTTCGCTTGACAACGCGCTCGTCTTTGATGAAAAAGGGCTTCTTGGCGGAGCAAGGCTCCGTTTTCCGCATGAGTGCGTCATCCACAAAATGACGGACCTGCTTGGCGACCTTACGCTTTCGGGCTGCCTTCCCACCGCGCATTACGTGGGCATCTGCGCCGGCCACAGCATTCACGCGAAATTGACAAGAAAATTAAAGGCTATCTTTGGATAG